A region of the Nocardia asteroides genome:
ACGTGGCCGGTACAGCCCCGGCCACCGGTAGTGCGGCGACGGTCATCGCGACACCACCATGCGTACGGGAGTCGGGTCGAAGCCGTTGCAGGGGTTGTTGATCTGCGGACAGTTGGAAACCAGTACCAGCGTGTCGATCTCGGCGCGCAACGTGACCCGCTTGCCCGGCGCGGACAACCCGTCCACGATGCCCAGGGTGCCGTCCGCCTCGACCGGAACGTTCATGAACCAGTTGATGTTCGAGACCAGGTCCCGTTTGCCCAGGCCCCAGCGCAGGGCTTCGGTGAGGAAGTTCTCCACACAGGCGTGCTGGTGGCGGGTGTGGTGGCCGTAGCGCAGCGTGTTGGACTCCTGTGAGCAGGCGCCCGCGATGGTGTCGTGATTGCCCACTTCGTCGGCCACGACCGTCATCAGCGCCGTGCCCGCGTCGGTGCGCAGCACGCTGCCGGTGGTCAGGAAGATGTTGCGCTGGGCGGCCACCGTTGCCTGCGCGCTGTAGCGCTCGCCGTGGTCGGCCGCCGAGTACAGCAGGCAGTCCACCGCTTGGTTGCCGTGCAGATCGATGATCTCCAGGTACTCGCCCGCCCGGATCACGGCCGACCACGGAGCGCGGGCGGGAACGGTCTCGTCGAGCACGACGGTGCGGGCCGCGGTGGAAGTCATGCGGTTACCTCCAGAGTCAGGGCGGCCGTCCAGGCCTGTTCGGTGTTCCGCACGGCACGTCGGTATTCCGGGTCCTCGCCGACCGGGACGGCGAGGTCTTCCGGCGCGGCCCAGGCGACGACGTCGAGGTCTGTCGCGGGCCGATCGTCGAGGGGATGCGCGGTGTTGGCGATCAGCACGGTGACCGGCAGGTGCACGAGCAGATCGACCGAGGAACCGGCGGCGGCGCTGCCGGTCGCGGTGAGCGCTCCGTCCCGCTCCACCCGCACGCCGCGGAAGAACGCGACCGTCGGCCCGATGTCCCGTGGTCGCAGGCCGTGTTTGGCGCCCGCGAGCCGCAGCAGCTCGCGGGCCTGGGTGGTCGGGCCGCAGAGCGCGTCGTGGTGGCCGGAGGTGTCGGCGAGCACGGTGGCCAGGAGGCGGCCCTGGTCCGACAGCAGCGGGTGGCCGCCGCCCAGGTATGCCTGCCACGGCACCTTGAGGGTGTCGGCGACGTTCAAGCGCTCCCACGGTGCTTCGGCGCGCACCAGCAGCAGATGCGCGCAGGCCGCGCCCTCGGGATCGCGGAGACGGACGCGGGTACCGCGGCCGAGGACGACGTTCGCGTAACCGCCCGCGGGAACTCGCTGGGCGAAGGTGATCCTCGAGGTGGTGACCCCGGCGGGCGCGGCGGGCTCCGCGATGGTCGCCGTGGCGGCCTGCGATCGTGCGTGCGCTCGCGCGCCGGAGGTATTCGCGGTGCTTGTCACGGTGAATCCTTTCGAATGCCGGTTGCGGTGTAGGCGGCCGGGTGCGGCGGTACACCGCCGCACCCGATCGATCAGGCGGGTTGCGGTGCGGGCTCGGCGTTCACGACGCCGCGCGACCCGCCGACGACGAAGCGGTGCACCAGCACGCCGACGGTCAGCACCAGCAGCACGAAAAGCGGCGCGGCCCAGCGCATCCACCAACCGCCGCCGTCCGGGGCGTAGACTTCCGTTCGCGGCCAGGCGAGGTTGATCACCATCGCGACGCCCCAGACCACGGCGAGCGCGTTGACCGGAATGCCGAAGCGGCCCAGGCTGAACAGGCGCGCGTCGGTGCCCGCGTCGGGCAGGCCGGTGAACCTGCGGACCAGCAGCGGCACCGTCACCAGCAGATAGGCCAGGTACAGCGTGACGATGCAGACGCTGGCCAGTGTCGCGAACATCGCGGCGTTGCCGAGGTTGAGCACCAGTAGCCCGATGCCGAGCACGCCGATCACCACGGCGGGCAGCGCAGGCGTGCCGTATCGCGGGTGCACGGCGGCGAGCCTGCTCGCGAACGGCAGCTTCCCGTCCCGCGCCATGGAGAACATCAGCCGCGAGCCCGCGGTCTGGATCGCGAGGGTGCACACGGTGACCGCGACCGCGACGCAGCCGAGCAGCACCTTGCCCGCCGGGCTGTCCAACTTCGCGGTGAGCACGTAGGCCAGGCCGTCGGAGGCCAGCGCGCCGTCGGACAGGCTCGGTGCGGCCATCAGCGCGCCGAGCAGCATCAGCCCGCCACCCAGCGCCGAGACCGCCAGCGCCGTGAGAATGGTGCGTGGCGCCACCCTGCGGGGATTCCTGGTCTCCTCGGAAAGCTCACCGGCCGAGTCGAATCCGACCATCACGTATGCCGCCATCAGCCCGGACACCAAGAACGCGGCCCAGTAGGGGCCCGGTGCGGCCTGATCGGTCCGCAACACCACGCCGGGCCCGCGCTCGGCGGTGGTGAAGAACAGCGCGATGATCGCCAGGACGCCGACGATCTCGATGGTGACGCCGATCGAATTGATCCGCGCCATCAGATCGATGCCGACAACGTTGATCAGCGTGGTCACCGCCAGCAGGATGCTGCCGAGCAGCACGGCATTGGTCGCGCCGGACGGCGAGGTCAGCGCGGTGTCGGAGCCGACGAGCTGGAATCCGCTCCAGATCGAGGGCAGTACCACCTGCAGTGCGATCGCCGCCGCGGCGGCCGTGACGATCTGCGCGATGATCATCATCCAGCCCGCGAACCAGCCGACGAGTTCGCCGCCGAGCCGCCGGGACCACTGGTAGATACAGCCCGAGATCGGATAGCGCGCGGCCAGTTCGGCGAAGTTGAGCGCGACGAGGAACTGGCCGGCGAACACGATCGGCCAGGTCCAGAAGAAGGCGGCTCCGCCGAACGAATAGCCGAAGCCGAAGAACTGGAAGATCGTGGTGAGGATGGAGACGAACGAGAACCCGGCCGCGAACGAGGCGTAGCGGCCGAGCTTTCGGTGTAGGACGGGCTGGTAGCCGAACCGGGCGAGGTCGGCGCTGTCACCCGTGAGGTCGGGGGGCGAGGTCGGGGCGAGCGTGGTTGCCATGGGCGGTCCTTCGGCGTGCGACCAATAACTATCAGCCGATAGTTTTGCGGGCGCGATCGCGCTTCCGGTGACCTGCGTGTATCGCTTCTGGTGCGTCCGGTAACTTCTGTGTTGCCGTTATTTCTGTCAAATGACAGAAACCGCACCGCTCGTCGTGCCGAAACGACGCGGACGACTACCGCGTCGGAGCGCGCCCGCGGCTACCTGCCAGAATGAGGCGGTGGCGAACGTGGGTCCCGGACGGCCGCGCGTCGAACAGCGGCGACGACGCGGGCAGACGCCGCGTGCGGAAATCCTCGACGCCGCAGGCGAACTGTTCACCACCCAGGGGTACGCCAACACCTCCACCCGGGCGATCGCCGACGCCGTCGGCATCCGCCAGGCCTCGCTGTATCACCACTTCGCGGCCAAGGACGACATCCTCGACGCCTTGCTCGCCGAAACCGTCGCCGCGCCCATCGAACTGGCGCAGCGGCTGCGCGGCGCGACCGACCCGGCGCCGGTCCGGCTGTACGCGCTGGCCCTGTTCGACGTGCGGCAACTGTGCGCGTCGCGCTGGAACCTGGGGGCGCTGTATCTGCTGCCGGAGCTGCGTACCGAGCGCTTCGCCGCGTTCCGCCTGCGACGCGAGCAGTTGCGCGAGCACTACGAGAATGCGGCCGCGCAGGTGTTGGCCGAAGGCGGTTCGGCGAGTGCGCCCGGCACCGAGTCGCTGCCGTTCCGGTTGGTGGAGACCGTGATCAGCATCCGCTCCGACGAGGGCGCCGCACCCCGGCACGCGGAGCGGACCATTCCGGCGGCGGTGCTGCGCACGCTCGGCTGGCCCGGCGACCTGGATGCGACACGGGCCGCGGCGGTCGTATTGCTGGACCGGTTCGCGGCGTGAGATTCAGGACTTGCCGGTGCCCCGGACCCAGTTCAGTCCCCAACCGTAGGCCTTGTCCACTTCTGTCACGCCCCAGCGCGGACGGTTCGGTGGCGGCGCGACGAAGCGGCCTTCACGACGTACCACCAGTCCCGAACCGGTGTTCTCGATGAGCGCCAGCACCACGTCGCGGGAGCCGTCCGGGCAACCTTCGACGCTCAGCTCGATCGGCGGCGCGGCTGCCGGGTACAGCGTCGCGGTCATCCGGACGCCGCGGAGGTCGGCCGCGCCGTCGTAAAGGGTGGCGAAGACGAGGATCCGGCGGAACTCGGCCGCGTGACCGAGGTCGACCTGGAGATTCTCACCGGCGGGGCCCGCTCCGGAGCGGTCGTCGGTGTCCAGGCGGATGAACGGCGGCCGCTCCAGCGATCCGCGATCGCCGACCGGACGGACGTCGCCCTTGCGTCCATCCAGCAGTTCCCAGAAGCAGCACAGATCCAAATCCAGCGCCCCGCCCTGGCCGGACGTGCCCGAGCCCGCCGCAGCGGTCCAAGTCGAGTTGATCCGCATGACGCCTTGCGCGGTCAACGACACCGAGGGGGAGTCCGTCGTCAGGAAGACAGTGCCGAACGGGTGTGCCGTGGACGCGTTGTGGCCAGGCCACGCCGGCTGCCCTGCCGCTGGCGGGGGCGCGTATGGGTATTGCCCGAGCGGCGTCGTGTGCTGCGCCGCCGCGGGGTGCTGGCCGGGTGCCGCGTGCCGGCCCGGCTCCGGCGGTACCGGCCCGGAGGGTGGCGGTGGCGGCGTGAACTCGTGCGGCGGGGCAGGCGGCGGGGGTGGTGGTGTGTATTCGTGTGGCGCGGCGGGTTCTCCGTCCACGGAGATCCCGTAATCGGTGGCCAGTCCGGCCAAACCGGAGGCATACCCCTGGCCGACTGCGCGGAATTTCCATCCGCCCTGGCGCCGGTACAGCTCACCGAGCACGACGGCGGTCTCGCTCGTCGCGTCGATGCCGTCGAAACGGGCGACTTCCGCTCCGGTGTCGCTGTCCACGACTCGCACGAACAGTCCGTCGAGCAGCCCGACGGCGGCGCCGTCGGTGGATGCCGCGATGACGATGCCCTCGACCTGCGGCTCCACCCGCGCCAACTCCGCGGACAGCACGTCCAGCACGATCGACCCCGAGCGCTTGCCCTCGTGCCGGACGGCGCGGGACGGGTGGACGGGCTGGTTGTAGAAGACGAAATCGCTGTCGGAGCGCACCCTCCCGGACACGACGAGCAGCGCGGAGGCGTCGGCGTCCGGCGCGCCCGCCCCGGCCCGCCAGCCCACTTCGATCCGGACGTCGGAATTCGGCACGGGCACGTTGGCGCCCTTCGGCATGGACACGTCTGTCAACGTAACCGATACCGGCCCACGGCGTCCCGCATCCGCGCGTTCGCCCGAGGGGCCGCGCGCCTCAGTGGGTCGGCGGTGCGATCTGCCAGTGTTCCTGCAGCGCGCCCGCGATCTGCGGAAGCACGGTCACCGGAATCCGCTTGCGCCGCAAGATCGCTCGGATCTCCGTGACCTGATCGCGTTTGCGCAGGTCGTAGGCGCCCGCGACCGGGCCGACCACCGGCGGGATGGACAGCAGAACCAGCTCGCCGTGCGGTTCGTCCACACCGGCCAGGTCCAGCGCCAGCGACCAGCGGGCCCGTTCGTCGAGGGCGAAGCGCCCGGCCACCACCCGGTCCCACGGGATGCTGGAGACCGCCCACGGTTTGCGCCGGTAGATGGCGTGATCGGTGAGCACGATGGCGTCCCTGGTGAACAGCGCGGCCAGCACCGCGACACCGACGACGGTACCGGCCAGCAGGCCGGTGAACACCCGGTTCACCCCGAACGCGGCGACGAACGAGCCGCAGATCGTGACGGTCGCCAGGATGCCGAACACGCTGTAGAGCGCGGCGCGTTGAGTCGGGACCACGCCTGCCCGCACCGTTGTCATCTCACCTACCTGCCTCTGGTGCATTTCCGGCTCACCGTACCGCCTCGTGTACCGGTGCACACCTGGCCGTTTCCCAGATGTGGCCGATGCGGGAAGCGGTGCTCAGACCGTCAGCGGGACCGCGGCCTCGGCGGTGTACACCAGGAACGTCAAGCTCTGCTGGAAGTACAGCTGGATCGACGTGCTGTCGTGCGAGAGGTAGCCGATGGACAGATCCTGGCCGATGCGCAGATCGAAGTCGCCGCCGCGCGTGGTGAGCACGATCGCGCCGTCGATAGCGGGCGCCCAGATGATCTCGCCTTCCGGGATCAGGCGCTCGATGTGCGTGCGGATCATGTGGCCGTGGTCGGAGGTCTCGCTGACCGCCGTGTACAGCTCGGCACTGAGCAGCACCGAGTACGGTCCGTCGACACCGGCCAGCCGCAGGGCGCTCAACGCCTGCGCGATCGCCTCCGGAACCAGCCGGGTGTCGCTGGGCAGCGTGATCGGCTGGTTGGACGAGCTGGCCCGGATACCGGTGATCCGCGCGGCCGGATACCCCTCGAAGATCGCGCGGTCCTCGGCGAACGCGATCTTCTTCGCGGCGTCCTTCACCGGATCCAAGTCGGCGTCCTGGGCGCCGCGCTCGACATTGTCGAGTTCCTCGCGTGAGAGCGTGAACGGCACGCGCAGTTCGACCAGCGGCGCGACCACCCGCTGACGGGCGAAGACACCCGCGCCGGGCGAGTCGATCGGGGTGGTGTGCCCGGTGCCAACCGCGGAGTAGTCGGTGCCGTGCGGGCCGGAGAGATCCACGACGCGCCTGCCCGCGATGTGCCGCTTGAACGTGCGCGTCGCCTCCTCCTCGATGGCCGCCCACGCCTCGGAGGTGATCGGCGCCAGTTCGCGATGGAGGTTGTTCATGACCGGGTGCTCCTTTTCAACGAGCCGATACCGAGGGCGCCGTCGCCCGAGGGCGCGGCGGTGCCGGGCAGATCTGTGCCGGGCAGATCTGTGCCGGGCAGATCTGCGCGACCGGCGCCGTCGGTATCCACGGACACCGCGGGTTCCGCCGTGTCCCACGGCGCCGGCGGCAGATCGTCGAGGAAATCGACGGTGGGTGCGAAGAACGACGTGCCGGTGAGGGCGACGGAGAAATCCAGGATGCGGTCGTAGGCCGCCTCGTCGGTGCCGAGGAACATGCGGGTGAGCATGCGTTCGATGACGCTCGGCGTGGCCGCGTAGGCGATGTAGTAGGTGCCGAACACCCCGTCGCGCACGCTGCCGAAGGGCATGTTGCCGCGCAGGATCTGACGTTCGGTGCCGTCCGGATCGATGAGCGTGTTGACCTCGACGTGCGAGTCGGCGGGCTTGATCTCGTCGGGCAGCTCGAAGTCGTCCAGTTTGGTGCGGCCGATCACGCGCTCCTGCTCCTCGACCGACAGCGCGCGCCAGTCCGCCAGCGGGTGGGTGTACTTCTGCACGATCACGTAGCTGCCGCCGGTGAACTGCGGATCCTCCTCGCCCACCAGCGCGGCCGCGGCGGCCGCGCGGCCCTCCGGGTTCTCGGTGCCGTCCACGAAGCCGAGCAGGTCGCGCTGCTCGAAATAGCGGAAGCCGACGGTCTCGTCCACGATGGTCCCCGCGCCCGCCAGCCGGTCGGCGATGGCCATGGCCAGTTCGAAGCAGGCGTCCTGCACCTCGGACTTGATGTGGAACAGCAAGTCGCCCGGTGTGGCCGGTGCGGTGTGGCGGGCGCCGACGAATCCGGTGAACGGATGCAGTTGCGCGGGCCTCGGTCCGGCGAAGAGGCGGTCCCAGGCGTCGGAGCCGATCGACGTCACGCAGGTCAGGTTCGCGCCGGGCAGGCGGAAGCCCACCGAGCGGCGCAGGCCGGTGATGTCGGCGAGCAGGTCGCGGACGGCTGCCTCGCCACCCTCGTCGATCGTGGCGACAAGGAAGATCGCGGACGGCGTGAGCGGTTCGAGAATCGGCTGCGGCTCACCCATGATCGACACCCTAATGCCCGGCTGCGCCGACCGCCCCGCGGACCCGCGCGGTGGCTACATCGCCACCGTCAGCAGGAACGCGACGTCGTCGATCGCTTTGACGCTGTGGCGCGCCTTGGGAACCACGATCAGGTCGCCCCCGGAGCCCTTCCATTCGTTGGCGCCGCTGATCAGGATCAGTGTGCCGCTGAGCACCAGCAGCGTCGCCTCGCCCATGTTGTCGTGCTCGGCCAGGCTCTGCCCGGCCGTCAGGCCGACCACCGTCTGCCGCAGCGTGTGCGCATGGCCGCCATAGATGGTTTGTGAACTGCGTCCGCTCGAGGCGATGGCGGCCAGCTTCAGTTGCTGGCGCGCTACCGCAGTCAGCGATTTCTTTTCCATGGACCGCCTTTCGCAGATCACCACAGCCGATGCCGGGCTGGTGGCAACGGCTCGAGGCGTGCGGACGGACGAAAGTCCGGCCGCCGTATAACGAGGAGTATGCCCCAGTCGGCTGCCGAGCGGGCCGGGTTTCACCTGGCCCGCTCAGGAGGGCGGCGTTCGCGGCTGCCCACGGCGTGGCGCCGCACGGGATCTCCCTAGGCGGGTCGACTCCGGGTGTAGTGCCGGATCCGGAAGCGCAGTCCAGTGGCCGACGTGCGCCATGGCTCCGGGTCGTCTGGCTGCCATTCCGGTCCGATCGACGGCGCGAAAGCGTCGCCCTCGATGTCGGCGTCGATCTCGGTGACGCGCAGGTCGGTCGCGAAATCCAGCGCGGCGCGGTAGATCTCGCCGCCCCCGGCGACCCAGACGGCGTCCGGGGCGCACCGGTCCAGCGCCTCGGACACCGACGACGCGCGCTCGGCGCCTTCGGCCGACCAGTCGGGCTGCCTGGTCACCACGATATTGCGCCGACCGGCCAGCGGCCGGAACCTCGGCGGCAGCGAATCCCAGGTCCGACGGCCCATCACCACGGGGTGGCCCCAGGTGGCGTCCTTGAACTGCGCCATGTCCTCGGGCAGCCGCCAGGGAATGGTGTTGCGCAGCCCGATCACCCCGTCCAGGGTTTGCGCCCAGATCAGGCCGATCGTGCGACTCACACCGCCACCGTGGCCTTGATGGCCGGATGATGCCGGTAGCCGATTACTTCCACATCCTCGTAGCGGTAGTCGAACAGCGTCGGCGCGGGACGCAGCCGCAGCGCGGGGAACGGATAGGGGTCGCGGCCGAGCTGCTCGGTGACCTGGTCGAGGTGATTGTCGTAGATGTGACAGTCGCCGCCGGTCCAGATGAAGTCACCGGGCGCCAGCTCGGCCTGCTGGGCGACCATGTGGGTGAGCAGGGCGTAGCTGGCGATGTTGAACGGCACGCCCAGGAAGAGGTCGGCGCTGCGCTGGTAGAGCTGGCAGGACAGTTTCCCGTCGGCCACGTAGAACTGGAAGAACGCGTGGCAGGGCGCCAGCGCCATCTTGTCCAGGTCGGCGACGTTCCACGCCGAGACGATGATGCGCCGGGAGTCCGGGTCGGTGCGCAGGGTGTGCAGCACCTGCGAGATCTGGTCGATGTGGGTGCCGTCCGGTGTCGGCCACGACCGCCACTGCACGCCGTAGACCGGGCCCAGTTCGCCGTCGGCGTCGGCCCACTCGTCCCAGATCGAGACGCCGTGTTCGCGCAGCCAGCCGACGTTGGAGTCGCCGCGCAGGAACCACAGCAACTCGTAGACGATCGACTTCAGGTGGACTTTCTTCGTAGTGATCAGCGGAAACCCGGCCGAGAGGTCATAGCGCAGCTGGTGGCCGAAGATGCTGCGGGTTCCCGTGCCGGTGCGATCGGCTTTCTTCGTCCCGGAGGCCAGTACCAGCCGCAGCAGGTCCTCGTACTGGGTGTCGGGGGCGGAAGCCGGATCGAGCGCGTCATGAGCCACGCCTGGCAACTCTAGTCCTCGTGCTCCAGCGCGTTCGGCGAGTCGGCGGCCGCGCCCAGGGCCGCGCCTGGCGACCGTGGTCTCGCGGCGACCTGGCAAGCTCGAGCCCATGCGCAAGCTCTACGTGATCGGCATCGGCGCCGGTGATCCCGACCAGGTCACCGTGCAGGCGATCAAGGCGATGCGGCAGGTCGAGGCGTTCTTCGTCATCGGCAAGGGGGAGGCCAAACGGGAACTGGCCGACGTGCGCACCGCGATCCTGGAGGCGCACATGGACCGGCCGTACCGGATCGTCCCGATCGCCGACCCGCCGCGCGACCGGACGCCCGCCGACTACCTCGACGTGGTCGAGGACTGGCACGATCGCCGGTCGATGCTGCTGGAATCGGCGTTCGCGGCGGTAGACGGCGTCGGCGGCATCCTGGTCTGGGGCGATCCCGCGCTGTACGACAGCACGCTGCGGATGGTCGAGCGGGTGCTCGCCCGTGGCGTGGTCGGCTTCGAGCACGAGGTCGTCCCGGGCATCACCAGCGCGCAGGCGCTGGCCGCGCGGCATCGCATCGTGCTGCACGGAATCGGCGAACCGGTGCGCATCACCACCGGCCGCCGCCTCCGCGAGGAGGGCCTGGGCGAGGAGAACGCGCTGGTGATGCTGGACGGCGACTGCTCGTTCACCGCGATCCCGGACGCGGGCGTGCACATCTGGTGGGGCGCCTACCT
Encoded here:
- a CDS encoding urea carboxylase-associated family protein, giving the protein MTSTAARTVVLDETVPARAPWSAVIRAGEYLEIIDLHGNQAVDCLLYSAADHGERYSAQATVAAQRNIFLTTGSVLRTDAGTALMTVVADEVGNHDTIAGACSQESNTLRYGHHTRHQHACVENFLTEALRWGLGKRDLVSNINWFMNVPVEADGTLGIVDGLSAPGKRVTLRAEIDTLVLVSNCPQINNPCNGFDPTPVRMVVSR
- a CDS encoding DUF1989 domain-containing protein, whose product is MTSTANTSGARAHARSQAATATIAEPAAPAGVTTSRITFAQRVPAGGYANVVLGRGTRVRLRDPEGAACAHLLLVRAEAPWERLNVADTLKVPWQAYLGGGHPLLSDQGRLLATVLADTSGHHDALCGPTTQARELLRLAGAKHGLRPRDIGPTVAFFRGVRVERDGALTATGSAAAGSSVDLLVHLPVTVLIANTAHPLDDRPATDLDVVAWAAPEDLAVPVGEDPEYRRAVRNTEQAWTAALTLEVTA
- a CDS encoding amino acid permease; amino-acid sequence: MATTLAPTSPPDLTGDSADLARFGYQPVLHRKLGRYASFAAGFSFVSILTTIFQFFGFGYSFGGAAFFWTWPIVFAGQFLVALNFAELAARYPISGCIYQWSRRLGGELVGWFAGWMMIIAQIVTAAAAAIALQVVLPSIWSGFQLVGSDTALTSPSGATNAVLLGSILLAVTTLINVVGIDLMARINSIGVTIEIVGVLAIIALFFTTAERGPGVVLRTDQAAPGPYWAAFLVSGLMAAYVMVGFDSAGELSEETRNPRRVAPRTILTALAVSALGGGLMLLGALMAAPSLSDGALASDGLAYVLTAKLDSPAGKVLLGCVAVAVTVCTLAIQTAGSRLMFSMARDGKLPFASRLAAVHPRYGTPALPAVVIGVLGIGLLVLNLGNAAMFATLASVCIVTLYLAYLLVTVPLLVRRFTGLPDAGTDARLFSLGRFGIPVNALAVVWGVAMVINLAWPRTEVYAPDGGGWWMRWAAPLFVLLVLTVGVLVHRFVVGGSRGVVNAEPAPQPA
- a CDS encoding TetR/AcrR family transcriptional regulator; the encoded protein is MTETAPLVVPKRRGRLPRRSAPAATCQNEAVANVGPGRPRVEQRRRRGQTPRAEILDAAGELFTTQGYANTSTRAIADAVGIRQASLYHHFAAKDDILDALLAETVAAPIELAQRLRGATDPAPVRLYALALFDVRQLCASRWNLGALYLLPELRTERFAAFRLRREQLREHYENAAAQVLAEGGSASAPGTESLPFRLVETVISIRSDEGAAPRHAERTIPAAVLRTLGWPGDLDATRAAAVVLLDRFAA
- a CDS encoding TerD domain-containing protein, with amino-acid sequence MPKGANVPVPNSDVRIEVGWRAGAGAPDADASALLVVSGRVRSDSDFVFYNQPVHPSRAVRHEGKRSGSIVLDVLSAELARVEPQVEGIVIAASTDGAAVGLLDGLFVRVVDSDTGAEVARFDGIDATSETAVVLGELYRRQGGWKFRAVGQGYASGLAGLATDYGISVDGEPAAPHEYTPPPPPPAPPHEFTPPPPPSGPVPPEPGRHAAPGQHPAAAQHTTPLGQYPYAPPPAAGQPAWPGHNASTAHPFGTVFLTTDSPSVSLTAQGVMRINSTWTAAAGSGTSGQGGALDLDLCCFWELLDGRKGDVRPVGDRGSLERPPFIRLDTDDRSGAGPAGENLQVDLGHAAEFRRILVFATLYDGAADLRGVRMTATLYPAAAPPIELSVEGCPDGSRDVVLALIENTGSGLVVRREGRFVAPPPNRPRWGVTEVDKAYGWGLNWVRGTGKS
- a CDS encoding bacteriocin family protein, whose amino-acid sequence is MNNLHRELAPITSEAWAAIEEEATRTFKRHIAGRRVVDLSGPHGTDYSAVGTGHTTPIDSPGAGVFARQRVVAPLVELRVPFTLSREELDNVERGAQDADLDPVKDAAKKIAFAEDRAIFEGYPAARITGIRASSSNQPITLPSDTRLVPEAIAQALSALRLAGVDGPYSVLLSAELYTAVSETSDHGHMIRTHIERLIPEGEIIWAPAIDGAIVLTTRGGDFDLRIGQDLSIGYLSHDSTSIQLYFQQSLTFLVYTAEAAVPLTV
- a CDS encoding Dyp-type peroxidase, producing the protein MGEPQPILEPLTPSAIFLVATIDEGGEAAVRDLLADITGLRRSVGFRLPGANLTCVTSIGSDAWDRLFAGPRPAQLHPFTGFVGARHTAPATPGDLLFHIKSEVQDACFELAMAIADRLAGAGTIVDETVGFRYFEQRDLLGFVDGTENPEGRAAAAAALVGEEDPQFTGGSYVIVQKYTHPLADWRALSVEEQERVIGRTKLDDFELPDEIKPADSHVEVNTLIDPDGTERQILRGNMPFGSVRDGVFGTYYIAYAATPSVIERMLTRMFLGTDEAAYDRILDFSVALTGTSFFAPTVDFLDDLPPAPWDTAEPAVSVDTDGAGRADLPGTDLPGTDLPGTAAPSGDGALGIGSLKRSTRS
- a CDS encoding cupin domain-containing protein, translating into MEKKSLTAVARQQLKLAAIASSGRSSQTIYGGHAHTLRQTVVGLTAGQSLAEHDNMGEATLLVLSGTLILISGANEWKGSGGDLIVVPKARHSVKAIDDVAFLLTVAM
- a CDS encoding dihydrofolate reductase, with protein sequence MSRTIGLIWAQTLDGVIGLRNTIPWRLPEDMAQFKDATWGHPVVMGRRTWDSLPPRFRPLAGRRNIVVTRQPDWSAEGAERASSVSEALDRCAPDAVWVAGGGEIYRAALDFATDLRVTEIDADIEGDAFAPSIGPEWQPDDPEPWRTSATGLRFRIRHYTRSRPA
- a CDS encoding thymidylate synthase, yielding MAHDALDPASAPDTQYEDLLRLVLASGTKKADRTGTGTRSIFGHQLRYDLSAGFPLITTKKVHLKSIVYELLWFLRGDSNVGWLREHGVSIWDEWADADGELGPVYGVQWRSWPTPDGTHIDQISQVLHTLRTDPDSRRIIVSAWNVADLDKMALAPCHAFFQFYVADGKLSCQLYQRSADLFLGVPFNIASYALLTHMVAQQAELAPGDFIWTGGDCHIYDNHLDQVTEQLGRDPYPFPALRLRPAPTLFDYRYEDVEVIGYRHHPAIKATVAV
- the cobF gene encoding precorrin-6A synthase (deacetylating), giving the protein MRKLYVIGIGAGDPDQVTVQAIKAMRQVEAFFVIGKGEAKRELADVRTAILEAHMDRPYRIVPIADPPRDRTPADYLDVVEDWHDRRSMLLESAFAAVDGVGGILVWGDPALYDSTLRMVERVLARGVVGFEHEVVPGITSAQALAARHRIVLHGIGEPVRITTGRRLREEGLGEENALVMLDGDCSFTAIPDAGVHIWWGAYLGMPDETLIEGPLPRVRAEIVRRRAELRDRKGWIMDIYLLRRI